From a single Cyclobacterium marinum DSM 745 genomic region:
- a CDS encoding GNAT family N-acetyltransferase, giving the protein MQDIINPIERDAIKNELTPDRFLRYVNNGENEIYLVNQHNAPNVLKEIGRLREISFRAAGGGTGLPLDIDENDTCEKCYDQLIAWNPLDEEIIAGYRLIKCSDAGYTKEGSVNLSTAHLFNFSDSFIKDYLPFTIELGRSFVQPKYQPSVDNRRGIFSLDNLWDGLGAVVMINPDVKYLFGKVTMYPHYNAEARDLLIYFMNHYFPDNDKLIVPITSLDYKTDESNFKGTFDGLSYKEGYKVLNSKVRNLGENIPPLINTYMNLSSTMKTFGTAMNYEFGAVEETGILITISDIYESKKHRHLETFARDRHYAMKNK; this is encoded by the coding sequence ATGCAAGACATTATCAACCCGATTGAAAGGGATGCCATAAAAAATGAATTGACACCCGATCGATTTTTAAGATATGTAAATAATGGGGAAAATGAAATATATTTGGTTAATCAACATAATGCGCCAAATGTATTGAAAGAAATTGGGCGATTGCGTGAGATATCTTTTCGAGCTGCCGGAGGTGGTACAGGATTGCCCTTGGATATAGATGAAAATGATACTTGCGAAAAATGCTATGATCAATTGATCGCTTGGAATCCCTTAGATGAAGAGATCATCGCAGGTTATAGGTTGATAAAATGTTCGGATGCAGGCTATACCAAAGAAGGTTCAGTAAATCTTTCTACAGCCCATCTTTTTAATTTTTCAGATTCATTTATCAAGGATTACCTTCCTTTTACCATTGAACTGGGAAGGTCTTTTGTTCAGCCTAAATACCAACCAAGTGTGGACAATAGGAGAGGGATTTTTTCTTTGGATAATTTATGGGATGGTTTGGGAGCGGTTGTAATGATTAACCCGGATGTCAAATACTTATTCGGAAAAGTAACCATGTATCCCCATTACAACGCTGAGGCCAGAGATTTATTGATTTACTTTATGAATCATTATTTCCCTGACAATGATAAATTAATTGTGCCAATAACTTCATTGGATTATAAAACTGACGAAAGCAATTTTAAGGGTACCTTTGATGGTTTGTCTTATAAAGAGGGGTATAAAGTGCTTAATTCCAAGGTGCGAAATTTAGGAGAAAATATCCCTCCGTTGATCAATACGTACATGAACCTTTCTTCCACCATGAAAACCTTTGGAACTGCCATGAATTATGAGTTTGGTGCTGTGGAAGAAACAGGAATACTCATTACTATATCCGATATATACGAGTCAAAAAAACACAGACACCTAGAAACTTTTGCCAGAGACAGGCATTATGCAATGAAAAATAAATAA
- a CDS encoding aldo/keto reductase, which produces MNTRPFGKTGLEFPSIIFGSSALGNLFKSYTKAEKKQILKEAFKQTHPFTVFDTAGKYGAGLALEVLGEFLIEEGIPKENVIITNKLGWTRIPLTTPEPLFEPNIWKGIENDAVQKISYEGILECFEKDNALLQGYVPQLISLHDPDEYLDKANSEEEREALWKDVLGAFTAMKELKDQGKVKGVGVGAKDWKIIKAIYQRVPLDYVMIANSLSLINHPPELMKFVDLLRKDEVGIILAAIFQSGFLTGEDFFDYKRLDPDDAEDQKKIQWRKKFFEVCKAYGVDPFHACIQFSLMIPGVTSIALSVNQPALVKKNLIASESSLPEGFWQELKDKSLISGFPNI; this is translated from the coding sequence ATGAATACAAGGCCATTTGGTAAAACAGGCTTAGAGTTTCCATCAATCATTTTTGGGAGTAGTGCTCTAGGGAACCTCTTTAAATCCTATACTAAAGCAGAAAAGAAGCAAATTTTAAAAGAAGCTTTTAAACAAACCCACCCATTTACGGTATTTGATACTGCCGGTAAATATGGAGCCGGGTTGGCTTTAGAAGTGTTGGGTGAATTTTTGATAGAAGAAGGTATACCTAAGGAGAATGTCATAATCACCAATAAACTTGGCTGGACCAGAATACCCCTTACCACACCGGAGCCCCTCTTTGAGCCTAATATTTGGAAAGGGATAGAAAATGACGCTGTTCAAAAGATTAGTTATGAAGGAATTCTTGAATGTTTCGAGAAAGACAATGCCCTTTTGCAAGGGTATGTGCCACAACTCATATCCCTTCATGATCCGGATGAGTATTTAGATAAAGCCAATTCTGAGGAAGAGCGGGAGGCCTTATGGAAAGATGTCTTGGGAGCGTTCACCGCAATGAAGGAGTTAAAAGATCAAGGCAAAGTGAAGGGTGTTGGAGTAGGAGCAAAGGATTGGAAAATTATCAAAGCAATTTATCAGCGTGTTCCTCTAGACTATGTAATGATTGCCAATAGTCTTTCCCTGATAAACCATCCACCTGAATTAATGAAATTTGTTGACTTGTTAAGAAAAGATGAAGTAGGAATAATCCTAGCAGCCATTTTTCAATCCGGCTTTTTAACAGGGGAAGATTTTTTTGATTACAAAAGGTTAGATCCTGATGATGCTGAAGATCAAAAGAAGATTCAATGGAGAAAAAAGTTTTTTGAGGTCTGCAAAGCTTATGGTGTAGATCCCTTTCATGCTTGCATTCAATTCTCTTTAATGATCCCCGGTGTAACAAGCATAGCCCTTAGTGTAAATCAACCAGCATTGGTAAAGAAAAATTTGATTGCCTCAGAATCTTCATTGCCTGAAGGGTTTTGGCAGGAATTAAAAGATAAATCCTTAATTTCGGGTTTTCCTAATATTTAA
- the fucP gene encoding L-fucose:H+ symporter permease produces MSQTINPAKAELISKKNFWPFLLLTGLFMLWGVAHNMTDTLLAAFKRIMSMTDFQTSWIQLAFYGSYFCLALPAAIFIRKYTYKSGILLGLGLFALGSLLFYPAGMMMSYGFFLLALYVLAGGLSILETAANPYILVIGPPETATQRLNLAQSFNPIGSVIGVFLSKVFILSKLNTAEATDRTNMAPEELEAIQADELAGVVSTYVGVALFLIVVWFIIRAVKMPAASEETEKDGIIGGFKRLLKNKNYVRGVMAQFFYVGAQIGVWSFTIRYVMAELNVMESGASDYYLISLVLFAASRFLFTFLMRFFKPSILLALSSLLAILLSFVVIYGSGMMAVIALVMISVCMSLMFPTIYGLAAEGLGNDTKLGGSGLIMAILGGALITAVQGQVSDISGSIGLSYYVPMVCFGVVMYFGLSHYFQDSGKKTTAA; encoded by the coding sequence ATGAGTCAAACTATAAACCCAGCGAAGGCAGAATTAATCTCCAAGAAGAATTTTTGGCCCTTCCTTTTGCTTACAGGATTGTTTATGTTGTGGGGAGTTGCCCATAATATGACAGATACCCTATTGGCGGCCTTTAAGAGAATCATGAGCATGACTGATTTTCAAACCTCTTGGATTCAGTTGGCATTCTATGGGTCCTATTTTTGCTTGGCATTGCCTGCAGCTATATTTATTAGAAAGTATACCTATAAATCAGGTATTCTTTTAGGTTTAGGGCTTTTTGCCTTAGGATCCCTGCTGTTTTATCCTGCGGGAATGATGATGTCTTACGGATTTTTCCTGCTTGCTTTATATGTACTTGCCGGCGGACTTTCTATATTGGAAACAGCTGCCAATCCTTATATTTTGGTGATTGGACCTCCTGAAACAGCCACTCAAAGACTTAATTTAGCCCAGTCCTTTAATCCTATTGGTTCCGTAATTGGGGTTTTTTTAAGTAAGGTATTTATCCTTTCCAAACTCAATACAGCAGAAGCTACAGACCGAACCAATATGGCACCTGAAGAATTGGAAGCCATTCAGGCTGACGAACTGGCAGGGGTTGTTAGTACTTATGTTGGTGTGGCCTTATTTCTTATAGTGGTATGGTTTATTATTAGGGCTGTTAAGATGCCGGCTGCTTCTGAAGAAACAGAAAAAGATGGGATAATTGGTGGCTTTAAAAGATTACTAAAAAACAAGAACTATGTGAGAGGGGTAATGGCGCAATTTTTTTATGTAGGAGCTCAGATTGGCGTATGGTCTTTTACCATCAGGTATGTTATGGCGGAACTGAATGTTATGGAAAGCGGAGCCTCAGATTATTATTTAATTTCTTTGGTGCTTTTTGCCGCTAGTCGTTTTCTATTCACCTTTTTAATGAGGTTTTTTAAGCCTTCAATATTATTGGCACTTTCCTCACTTCTAGCTATACTATTAAGTTTTGTGGTGATTTACGGAAGTGGAATGATGGCTGTGATTGCATTGGTTATGATATCTGTCTGCATGTCACTCATGTTTCCAACGATATATGGTTTGGCCGCTGAAGGATTAGGTAATGATACCAAACTTGGTGGCTCCGGCTTGATCATGGCGATTTTGGGAGGGGCGTTAATCACGGCTGTTCAAGGTCAGGTTTCTGACATCAGTGGTAGTATTGGACTTTCTTATTATGTGCCCATGGTTTGTTTTGGGGTAGTAATGTATTTTGGACTTTCCCATTATTTCCAAGACTCCGGAAAAAAGACTACAGCAGCTTAA
- a CDS encoding transposase, translating into MKDTAQLQIFKDFDGYSPKYHFFKNSLFGQIKDSIPWDELAGCLPAENTGPGAPRWFDAKGMFGMMFLKAYLNVSDRQLIERFNTDYSLQLFCGKLLAEDKQIRDYTLMTGIRAYIEDHCEWEQVQSVLLNHWKKDVNNSHVLLMDATCYESYIRFPTDVKLLWECCEWVFEKQLFRLCKILKTKRPRSKYREQKIKQLVYFRKRRNTHKETLRRRKSLVYLLEKGIEQLQQIMDMFRGECMRPEDFACLRTIKKILVQQTFLLTHKPSELKDRIVSLHKPYVRPIVRGKENKPVEFGMKVHMLQVDGLSFIDKMSFRNFNECKRLKISVVKHKTVFKGTTQLGADRIYATNENRRYCTGNSIFTCFPKKGPKNHSKAEKILSSEISKQRATVTEGIFGTHKDHYGLRKIKVRGEKREKLMVLFATMAANAVKIAKKRNQEEPAPREKAA; encoded by the coding sequence ATGAAAGATACAGCGCAACTACAGATTTTCAAAGACTTCGACGGATATTCTCCAAAATATCATTTTTTTAAGAATTCGTTGTTTGGCCAGATAAAAGATTCCATCCCCTGGGATGAGCTCGCAGGATGTCTTCCGGCAGAGAATACAGGTCCGGGCGCTCCCAGGTGGTTTGATGCCAAGGGAATGTTTGGCATGATGTTCCTCAAAGCCTACCTCAATGTCAGCGACAGACAGCTCATCGAAAGGTTCAATACAGATTACAGTTTGCAGCTGTTCTGCGGCAAACTTCTGGCCGAGGACAAACAGATCAGGGATTATACCCTTATGACAGGGATAAGGGCCTATATTGAAGATCACTGTGAATGGGAACAGGTTCAGTCAGTACTGCTCAACCACTGGAAAAAGGATGTGAACAATTCCCATGTACTTCTCATGGATGCCACCTGCTACGAGAGCTATATCCGCTTTCCTACCGATGTGAAACTTTTGTGGGAGTGCTGTGAATGGGTGTTTGAAAAGCAACTTTTCAGGTTGTGCAAGATCCTGAAGACCAAAAGGCCGCGTTCTAAATACCGGGAACAGAAGATTAAGCAGCTTGTCTATTTCAGGAAAAGGAGGAATACCCATAAAGAGACGCTTCGCAGAAGGAAATCGCTGGTCTACCTGTTGGAAAAAGGAATCGAGCAACTTCAGCAAATAATGGATATGTTCAGGGGAGAATGTATGAGGCCGGAAGATTTTGCCTGTTTGAGAACCATCAAGAAAATTCTGGTACAGCAGACATTTTTGTTGACCCACAAACCATCTGAGCTCAAAGACAGGATCGTTTCCCTTCACAAACCCTATGTCAGGCCAATAGTAAGGGGAAAAGAAAACAAACCCGTGGAGTTCGGAATGAAGGTACACATGCTGCAGGTCGACGGGCTCTCTTTTATAGATAAGATGAGTTTCAGAAACTTCAATGAATGTAAAAGGCTGAAAATCTCCGTGGTGAAACACAAAACAGTTTTCAAGGGAACAACACAGCTTGGCGCAGACCGAATATATGCCACCAACGAAAACAGAAGATACTGTACCGGAAACAGCATATTCACCTGCTTCCCCAAAAAGGGTCCTAAAAACCACTCCAAAGCTGAAAAAATACTCAGCAGCGAAATATCAAAGCAAAGGGCAACGGTAACGGAAGGTATTTTCGGAACCCACAAAGATCATTACGGGCTTAGAAAAATTAAAGTCCGGGGAGAAAAACGGGAGAAGCTGATGGTGCTTTTTGCAACCATGGCGGCCAACGCGGTAAAAATCGCAAAGAAAAGAAACCAGGAGGAGCCTGCACCAAGAGAGAAGGCAGCCTAA
- the uxaC gene encoding glucuronate isomerase, whose product MQDTVKPSNNTFLTEDFLLKTDFAKRLYHDYAKKMPIIDYHCHLSPKDIALDRQFNNMSTIWLEGDHYKWRAMRTLGVDEKYITGDSSDQEKFENWAKIVPQTMRNPLYHWTHLELKGYFGIDKLLNESSASEIYNTTTNLLQQKEYSTRGLLSKMNVEVVCTTDDPIDSLEYHQKAKADNIAIKLLPTFRPDKAYAVENQSAYISYLEKLANASGLTINTFDDLLAALENRVAYFHENGGRLSDHGLEQLYFYENEKYAIDTLFASIKKGESLQPDEVRFFKFKTLTALSKMYHAKSWTQQYHLGALRNTNERMLRILGPDTGFDSIGDFSQSVALAKFLNNLDSTDQLSKTILYNLNPSDNEVMATMVGNFNDGSIKGKVQFGSGWWYLDQKDGMEKQINTLSNMGILSCFVGMLTDSRSFLSFPRHEYFRRILCNLIGQDVSNGELPADEKWLGQMVEDICYRNARNYFGFY is encoded by the coding sequence ATGCAAGACACAGTAAAACCTTCTAATAACACTTTCCTAACTGAAGATTTTCTTCTAAAAACTGATTTTGCCAAAAGGTTATATCATGATTATGCGAAGAAAATGCCAATCATTGATTACCATTGTCACCTTTCTCCAAAAGACATTGCTTTGGACAGACAGTTCAATAACATGTCTACGATTTGGCTAGAAGGTGACCACTATAAATGGCGTGCCATGAGGACGCTGGGTGTCGATGAAAAATACATTACCGGTGACTCCAGTGATCAGGAGAAATTTGAAAATTGGGCGAAAATTGTTCCGCAAACCATGCGAAACCCATTGTACCACTGGACCCATCTCGAACTAAAAGGCTATTTTGGCATAGACAAATTGTTGAATGAAAGTTCAGCCTCAGAAATCTATAACACCACTACCAACTTACTCCAGCAAAAAGAATACAGCACCAGAGGCTTATTGTCAAAAATGAACGTTGAAGTAGTATGCACAACGGACGATCCCATTGACAGCCTGGAATATCATCAAAAGGCTAAAGCTGATAATATCGCCATAAAATTACTTCCCACATTCAGGCCTGATAAGGCCTATGCGGTAGAAAATCAGAGTGCATACATTTCTTATTTAGAAAAGTTAGCAAATGCAAGCGGACTGACCATTAACACTTTTGATGACCTGTTGGCTGCTTTAGAAAATCGAGTAGCCTACTTCCATGAAAATGGAGGCAGACTTTCAGACCATGGACTTGAGCAATTGTACTTTTATGAAAATGAAAAATACGCTATTGACACCTTGTTTGCAAGCATCAAAAAAGGTGAAAGTCTTCAGCCGGATGAGGTGAGGTTTTTTAAATTTAAAACTCTTACCGCCCTCAGCAAAATGTACCATGCCAAAAGTTGGACACAACAATATCATCTGGGGGCCCTGAGAAACACCAATGAAAGGATGCTTAGAATACTGGGACCTGACACCGGATTTGATTCCATTGGAGATTTTTCACAAAGTGTAGCTTTGGCCAAATTCCTTAACAACCTGGACAGCACAGATCAATTGTCTAAAACCATTTTATACAACCTTAATCCTTCAGACAATGAAGTAATGGCCACAATGGTTGGGAATTTCAATGATGGTTCTATTAAAGGTAAAGTTCAGTTTGGCTCCGGATGGTGGTACCTTGACCAAAAAGATGGCATGGAAAAACAAATCAACACCCTTTCTAACATGGGGATTCTAAGTTGCTTTGTAGGTATGCTTACAGACAGCAGAAGCTTCTTATCTTTCCCAAGACATGAATACTTTAGAAGGATCCTTTGTAACCTAATCGGGCAAGATGTCAGCAATGGAGAACTACCTGCCGATGAAAAGTGGTTGGGACAAATGGTGGAAGATATTTGCTACCGAAATGCCAGAAACTATTTTGGCTTCTACTAA
- a CDS encoding sugar phosphate isomerase/epimerase family protein — protein MSQKPRRSFLKKGLGMTALPLMGFAPMSELPKGQDKNLKLSLNAYSFNSPLKDKSLSLDGLFNFCAENAIPAIDLTAYYIETYPEVPNDRLLYDIKKMAHYSGLDISGTGVRNDFTLENAAQRNKEIKHVKDWIIAASKMGAPVLRVFAGKTEAQGVKWKELADGVIEAMQECASFGAQHGVIVAMQNHNDFIKSADQVNYIMENVGEEWFGLVLDVGSYSLKDPYEEISENIHHAVNWQIKENINHFGEQKPVELKRLIKIINRSDYNGYLPIETLGPGDPFEKVKKFLKAVKKAMG, from the coding sequence ATGAGCCAAAAACCAAGAAGAAGTTTTTTGAAAAAAGGACTAGGGATGACAGCTTTACCGTTAATGGGTTTTGCACCCATGTCTGAACTACCCAAGGGACAAGATAAAAACCTTAAGCTTAGTTTGAATGCCTATTCTTTCAATTCACCCTTAAAAGACAAGTCACTTTCGCTTGATGGTTTGTTTAATTTTTGTGCAGAAAACGCTATACCTGCCATTGATTTAACAGCTTATTATATCGAGACTTACCCTGAGGTACCTAACGATAGGTTGCTTTATGACATCAAAAAAATGGCCCATTATAGCGGATTAGACATTAGTGGTACTGGGGTTAGGAATGATTTTACTTTGGAAAATGCAGCCCAGAGGAATAAGGAAATTAAGCATGTGAAAGATTGGATAATTGCAGCCTCGAAAATGGGTGCTCCGGTACTTCGTGTTTTTGCAGGAAAGACAGAAGCTCAAGGGGTCAAATGGAAGGAGCTTGCTGATGGAGTGATTGAAGCTATGCAGGAATGTGCTTCCTTTGGGGCTCAGCATGGGGTGATAGTTGCCATGCAAAATCACAATGATTTTATTAAATCTGCTGATCAAGTGAATTATATCATGGAGAATGTGGGTGAAGAATGGTTTGGCTTGGTATTAGATGTGGGGAGTTATTCATTAAAAGATCCTTATGAAGAAATAAGTGAAAATATTCATCATGCGGTCAATTGGCAGATCAAGGAAAACATTAACCATTTTGGTGAGCAAAAACCTGTAGAATTAAAACGATTGATAAAAATTATCAATAGGAGTGATTACAATGGTTATCTGCCCATTGAAACTTTGGGGCCGGGAGATCCTTTTGAAAAAGTGAAAAAATTTCTCAAAGCAGTAAAGAAAGCGATGGGCTGA
- a CDS encoding 3-keto-disaccharide hydrolase, producing the protein MNKQILSFFVLSIFFLVSCGQKTAETEDGWTNLFDGETLNGWHQLDGVAEFEVVDGVIVGTSVPNTPNSFLVTDKTYGDFILELDIRVDDESSNSGVMARGQYNPDANDGAGRVFGYQVECDPKERAWSGGVYDEARRGWLYPLTYNPEARSAFKLGEFNTYRIEFIGNTLKTWVNGQEVAYLVDDMDATGFIALQVHGIGKNPENAGKKTYFRNIRIQTENLTPTPFKNEVFVVSTIDNTLTSYEEDNGWKLLFDGKTSNGWRSAKAETFPEKGWTINDGVLTIESSDGRESANAGDIVTENQYSAFDLAFDFKITEGANSGVKYFVTLNENNAGSAIGLEYQILDDERHPDAKKGKDGNRTLASLYDLIKADKQSRFVRPIGEWNKGRLIVYPDNKVEHYINGLKVVEYTRGSDEFRALVAESKYAKWDNFGEAEQGHILLQDHGDEVHYKNIKLKELK; encoded by the coding sequence ATGAACAAACAAATTTTAAGTTTCTTTGTCTTGTCTATTTTCTTTTTGGTCTCTTGTGGGCAAAAGACAGCAGAAACGGAAGACGGATGGACAAATTTATTTGACGGAGAAACCTTAAATGGCTGGCATCAGCTGGATGGGGTTGCCGAATTTGAAGTAGTAGACGGAGTCATTGTCGGCACTTCTGTCCCAAATACCCCAAATTCCTTCTTAGTTACTGACAAGACTTACGGGGATTTTATTTTAGAATTAGACATCCGAGTGGATGACGAGTCAAGCAATTCAGGAGTGATGGCCAGAGGCCAATACAACCCTGATGCTAATGATGGCGCCGGTAGAGTTTTTGGCTACCAAGTTGAATGCGATCCAAAAGAAAGAGCTTGGTCCGGTGGAGTATATGATGAAGCCAGAAGAGGATGGTTATACCCATTGACCTACAACCCTGAAGCAAGAAGTGCTTTCAAACTAGGTGAATTCAATACTTATAGAATTGAATTTATCGGAAATACGCTTAAAACTTGGGTAAATGGACAAGAAGTTGCCTACCTCGTAGACGATATGGATGCAACTGGTTTCATTGCTTTACAAGTTCATGGAATAGGTAAAAACCCTGAAAATGCTGGCAAAAAGACCTATTTCAGAAATATCCGAATTCAAACTGAAAACCTAACACCAACGCCTTTCAAAAATGAAGTTTTTGTGGTCAGTACTATTGACAACACTTTGACTTCATATGAAGAGGACAATGGATGGAAATTACTTTTTGACGGTAAAACAAGCAATGGATGGAGAAGTGCCAAAGCTGAAACTTTCCCTGAAAAAGGCTGGACCATCAATGATGGCGTGCTTACAATAGAGTCTTCTGATGGCAGAGAATCTGCAAATGCCGGCGACATTGTTACCGAAAATCAATACAGTGCATTTGACTTGGCTTTTGACTTTAAGATTACAGAAGGTGCAAATAGTGGTGTCAAATATTTTGTTACTTTAAATGAAAACAACGCGGGATCTGCAATTGGCTTAGAATACCAAATTCTTGACGATGAAAGACATCCAGATGCAAAAAAAGGCAAGGATGGTAACCGGACATTAGCTTCATTGTATGATTTAATCAAAGCAGATAAACAATCTCGATTCGTACGTCCAATAGGCGAATGGAACAAAGGGCGTTTGATCGTATATCCTGACAACAAAGTTGAGCATTACATCAATGGCCTTAAAGTGGTGGAATACACTAGAGGGTCTGATGAGTTCAGAGCTTTGGTTGCTGAAAGTAAATATGCGAAATGGGATAATTTTGGAGAAGCAGAACAAGGTCATATCCTACTTCAAGATCATGGTGATGAAGTTCACTACAAAAACATTAAACTTAAGGAATTGAAATAA
- a CDS encoding universal stress protein, which produces MKRIIVPIDFSRYSENAFYSAAKIASKGDATITCLNVIQSDLDWANLSTSEKIKNQEILDLEAEAKDKLKKFVATHKIKNTPIEAVVEIGVPYQVLTDLAHKQNADLIVIGAYGKNREPGKFVGSTTQKVFRNAYCPVLAVKNIVDGRAMKKLVFASLFNEISKPAFVRLKPFIKSIRTVVYFLYVNTPENFIDTGKAEERMSEYAYGQEELLIHRHIYNHEEVEKGIIAFAEKEKAGIIAIASNLRKSNSAYQIGVTDTVLYKSEIPVLSVKFE; this is translated from the coding sequence ATGAAACGTATCATTGTACCCATCGACTTTTCACGCTATTCTGAAAACGCTTTTTATAGTGCTGCCAAAATCGCAAGTAAAGGTGATGCCACTATTACTTGCTTGAATGTAATTCAATCTGATCTTGACTGGGCAAATCTTTCTACTTCTGAGAAGATTAAAAATCAAGAAATTTTAGATTTAGAAGCTGAGGCCAAGGATAAATTAAAAAAATTTGTTGCTACTCATAAAATCAAGAATACGCCTATAGAAGCTGTAGTGGAGATAGGTGTCCCCTACCAAGTGCTTACGGATTTAGCTCATAAGCAAAATGCAGATTTAATCGTTATCGGTGCTTACGGTAAAAACAGGGAGCCGGGAAAATTTGTAGGATCTACCACCCAAAAGGTTTTCAGGAATGCCTATTGCCCTGTATTGGCAGTGAAAAATATAGTGGATGGTAGAGCCATGAAAAAACTGGTCTTTGCCTCCCTTTTTAATGAAATCAGTAAACCGGCATTTGTTAGGTTAAAGCCATTTATTAAAAGCATTCGAACAGTTGTTTATTTCCTTTATGTCAATACCCCGGAAAACTTTATAGATACAGGGAAGGCAGAAGAGCGAATGAGTGAGTACGCTTACGGTCAAGAAGAATTATTGATCCATCGACATATCTATAATCATGAGGAGGTGGAAAAAGGCATTATTGCATTTGCCGAAAAAGAAAAGGCCGGAATCATAGCTATCGCTTCCAACCTTCGGAAATCAAATTCTGCTTACCAAATTGGAGTTACAGATACAGTCTTATATAAGTCTGAAATCCCAGTTTTGAGCGTGAAGTTTGAATAA
- a CDS encoding 3-keto-disaccharide hydrolase, translated as MKKLLPFLFLICLISTQGIAQEVKMKSIFNGKNLKGWEVTPEENIWWEVKDGKIHTENDPTNTGSTLWTKKEYGDFILELDFLMGKGTVDSGVFLRSDKDQIQIGISGSLKRDMTGSPYIPGKSYPKEASGVQDLLKKNDWNSMKIKAVGQSYTVWLNGKEVVTYQSENMPEKGPIGLQLHPGNDMSIDFRDIKIGKL; from the coding sequence ATGAAAAAATTACTCCCTTTCCTATTTTTAATTTGCCTGATTTCCACCCAAGGAATTGCCCAAGAGGTAAAAATGAAATCCATATTTAATGGAAAAAACCTAAAAGGTTGGGAAGTGACCCCTGAAGAAAATATTTGGTGGGAAGTTAAAGATGGGAAAATCCACACTGAAAACGACCCTACCAATACCGGCTCCACTTTATGGACAAAGAAAGAATATGGAGACTTTATTTTAGAGTTGGATTTTTTAATGGGTAAAGGAACAGTTGATTCAGGCGTATTCTTAAGATCTGATAAAGATCAAATACAAATAGGAATCTCCGGATCATTAAAAAGAGACATGACCGGGTCTCCTTACATTCCGGGAAAATCTTATCCCAAAGAAGCCAGTGGTGTTCAAGATCTTTTAAAGAAGAACGATTGGAATAGCATGAAGATAAAGGCGGTTGGCCAAAGCTACACAGTTTGGCTAAATGGCAAAGAGGTGGTGACTTACCAGTCAGAAAACATGCCGGAAAAGGGCCCCATAGGACTTCAATTGCACCCGGGAAATGACATGAGTATAGATTTCAGAGATATAAAAATTGGAAAGCTATAA
- the ppgK gene encoding polyphosphate--glucose phosphotransferase yields MEILGLDIGGSGIKGAPVNIETGQLTAERFRVPTPIPSKPESIAIAVKEIVDHFNWTGPIGCGFPTVVNNGKCMTKSNLHKSWVGVQIDQLFSEKVNLPVTVINDADAAGLAEMTFGAGQGKKGLVVTVTIGTGLGTGVFHNGVLIPNFELGRIYYKTGEIIEYFAADSARKKENLSYSEWGKRFNKFLKHTVRIISPDLFILGGGASKKMERFEDEITIDVPVIVAENKNEAGIIGAAVAAQLKGKE; encoded by the coding sequence ATGGAAATATTAGGATTGGATATTGGTGGCTCTGGGATCAAAGGGGCACCTGTCAACATTGAAACTGGACAACTTACAGCCGAGAGATTCAGAGTCCCAACACCAATACCTAGCAAACCAGAAAGCATCGCAATTGCCGTAAAAGAAATAGTTGATCATTTCAATTGGACAGGACCTATTGGCTGTGGTTTTCCTACAGTGGTAAACAACGGAAAGTGCATGACAAAAAGTAACCTACATAAAAGCTGGGTAGGTGTTCAAATAGATCAATTGTTTTCAGAAAAAGTAAACCTTCCCGTAACAGTGATAAACGATGCAGATGCAGCTGGTTTAGCTGAAATGACTTTTGGTGCAGGGCAAGGAAAAAAAGGTTTAGTCGTTACAGTAACCATCGGAACAGGCTTGGGCACAGGGGTATTTCACAATGGTGTATTAATCCCAAACTTTGAATTGGGAAGAATTTATTATAAAACCGGCGAAATAATTGAGTATTTCGCCGCAGATTCGGCCAGAAAAAAGGAAAATCTTAGTTACAGTGAGTGGGGCAAACGCTTTAATAAGTTCCTCAAGCATACGGTAAGAATTATATCTCCTGATTTATTTATTTTGGGAGGTGGGGCAAGTAAAAAAATGGAACGTTTTGAAGATGAAATTACAATAGATGTACCGGTCATTGTGGCGGAGAATAAAAATGAAGCCGGAATCATTGGCGCAGCAGTTGCAGCTCAGCTCAAAGGGAAAGAGTAA